A single genomic interval of Helianthus annuus cultivar XRQ/B chromosome 13, HanXRQr2.0-SUNRISE, whole genome shotgun sequence harbors:
- the LOC110897815 gene encoding importin-5, which translates to MTFKAPFLPLFDELLPYLMPMWGKDRTDEEKRIAICIFDDVAEHCGDAAVKYYGTFLPFVLEACNDTSTDIRHAAVYRVGMCAEYGGVAFRPYVGEALSRLDVVIRRPDALHPDNVMAYDNAVSALGKIWQVHRDSINVAQVVPAWLNCLPIKGDLIEAKVVHDQLCSMVERSDGELLGLNHQYLPKIVGVFADVLSAGKDLASEETATRMINLLRQLQQTLPPSAMASTLSSLQPQQLALQSVLSS; encoded by the exons ATGACCTTTAAGGCTCCATTTTTGCCTTTATTTGATGAATTATTACCGTACTTGATGCCTATGTGG GGAAAAGATAGGACCGATGAGGAGAAAAGAATAGCTATTTGCATATTCGATGACGTTGCTGAGCATTGTGGAGATGCAGCTGTAAA ATATTATGGTACTTTTCTACCATTTGTGCTGGAAGCATGCAATGATACAAGCACGGATATCCGCCAT GCTGCTGTTTACAGGGTTGGCATGTGTGCAGAGTATGGTGGAGTTGCATTCAGACCATATGTTGGCG AGGCTCTTTCTAGATTGGATGTTGTCATAAGACGTCCCGATGCATTACATCCAGATAATGTAATGGCTTATGACAATGCTGTTTCAGCTCTTGGCAAGATTTGGCAAGTTCACCGTGATAGTATTAATGTTGCTCAG GTTGTTCCTGCATGGCTAAACTGCTTGCCAATAAAAGGTGACTTGATTGAGGCTAAAGTTGTGCATGATCAGCTTTGCTCAATGGTGGAAAG GTCTGATGGAGAATTGTTAGGGCTTAACCATCAGTATCTTCCAAAGATAGTTGGAGTATTTGCAGAT GTTCTTTCTGCTGGTAAAGATTTGGCTTCTGAAGAGACCGCTACTCGAATGATCAATCTTCTGAGGCAGCTTCAGCAAACATTACCACCATCTGCCATGGCATCAACTTTGTCATCGTTACAACCTCAACAACTTGCTCTTCAATCCGTTCTCTCATCCTAG
- the LOC110897814 gene encoding E3 ubiquitin-protein ligase RHA1B-like, which translates to MTIIINMNHLTNISSNYNQPPKLSPYFTFIPFLLHIYTHHHESHSITLFPSISPITAMGFPVGYTDLYLPKLFLHLLTLLGLIRKLISSIFRFVGLSDFLEPEFSSDPTRNEQVTHFHSISALLIRELLPVVKFSELVDPPESCAVCLYEFEAGDEIRQLINCRHIFHQCCLDRWMDHDQKTCPLCRTTFVPHDLRDSFNERLWADSGVAEAECDSSLVSVRN; encoded by the coding sequence ATGACAATCATCATAAACATGAACCACTTAACAAACATCTCATCAAACTACAACCAACCCCCTAAACTTTCCCCATATTTCACTTTCATACCCTTTCTTcttcatatatatacacaccaCCATGAATCTCACTCCATTACTCTCTTCCCCTCAATTTCCCCAATCACAGCTATGGGTTTCCCTGTTGGTTACACCGATCTATACCTCCCCAAACTCTTTCTACACCTCCTAACCCTTCTGGGTCTCATCCGTAAACTTATCTCCTCCATTTTCCGATTCGTCGGTCTCAGCGATTTCCTCGAACCCGAATTCTcatccgacccgacccgaaacgaACAAGTTACACATTTCCACTCAATATCCGCTCTCCTGATTCGCGAGCTCCTCCCGGTTGTTAAGTTCTCGGAGCTAGTGGATCCGCCGGAGAGTTGTGCGGTTTGTTTGTATGAATTTGAAGCCGGTGATGAGATCCGGCAGCTTATCAATTGCCGACATATATTTCATCAGTGTTGTCTGGACCGTTGGATGGATCATGATCAGAAAACTTGTCCGCTTTGTCGGACAACGTTTGTACCTCATGATTTACGGGATTCCTTTAATGAACGATTGTGGGCGGATTCAGGTGTAGCAGAAGCAGAGTGTGATTCGTCGTTGGTTAGTGTTAGAAATTGA